A section of the Tachysurus fulvidraco isolate hzauxx_2018 chromosome 7, HZAU_PFXX_2.0, whole genome shotgun sequence genome encodes:
- the chtopa gene encoding chromatin target of PRMT1a isoform X2 yields MSSPSTQKVVLKSTTKVSLNERFTNMMKNKQPTAVSIRATMQQQHMASARNRRLAQQMENRPSVQAALQHKQSLKQRLGKSNIQARLGRPIGPLMRGGLGGRGFGVAGMRGATRGLRGRGRGGAMRGALALRGQLKGRGGPGRPGIRRGMRQRGGAMGRGAALIGRGAARGGAGPRGRGGLRGRGGFLGRGRGRGRGRGAGRPSVTREQLDNQLDAYMSKTKGHLDAELDAYMAQADPESME; encoded by the exons CTTCACAAACATGATGAAGAACAAGCAGCCGACTGCCGTTAGCATCCGGGCGAccatgcagcagcagcacatgGCCAGCGCGAGGAACCGGCGTCTCGCCCAGCAGATGGAGAACAGGCCGTCAGTGCAGGCAGCACTGCAGCACAAACAG AGCCTGAAGCAGCGACTTGGGAAGAGCAACATTCAGGCACGTCTGGGTCGTCCCATCGGCCCGCTTATGCGGGGAGGCCTTGGGGGTCGTGGCTTCGGTGTGGCGGGAATGCGAGGGGCTACACGAGGGCTCAGAGGACGGGGACGAGGAGGTGCCATGAGAGGAGCACTGGCTCTTAGAG gTCAGCTGAAGGGCCGAGGTGGTCCAGGGCGTCCAGGTATACGTAGGGGAATGCGTCAGCGAGGAGGAGCCATGGGTCGAGGAGCTGCTCTGATTGGCCGAGGAGCAGCGCGTGGAGGAGCTGGACCACGAG GTCGCGGAGGTCTGCGCGGTCGTGGCGGTTTCCTTGGAAGAGGTCGTGGTCGAGGTAGAGGCAGGGGAGCAGGACGTCCCTCTGTCACCAGGGAACAGCTAGACAATCAGCTGGATGCTTACATGTCCAAAACCAAGGGACATCTAGACGCAGAGCTGGATGCGTACATGGCCCAAGCTGACCCAGAGAGCATGGAGTGA